In Phenylobacterium hankyongense, the sequence GGCCCCGGCTGCGGGCGATCGAGACCGAGCTGATGGACGGCCGCGGCTTCGTGCTGATCCGCGGCCTGCCGCGCGAGCGCTGGACCAACGACGACATGTGCCTCGCCTACTGGGGGATCGGCGCGCACCTGGGCAAGCCGTGGCCGCAGAACGCCAAGGGCCATGTGCTGGGCGACGTCACCGACCAGGGCAAGCAGCCGGGCGACCCGACCGCGCGGGGCAACGAGCTGGGCCAGATCGGCCTCGACTACCACTGCGACGGCTCGGATCTGGTGGGCCTGCTCTGCCTGCAGACCGGGGTCGAGGGCGGGTTGTCGGCGGTGTGCAATTCCGTCGCCCTGCACAACCGGCTGGTCCGCGAGCGGCCGGAGCTGGCCGCCGAGCTCTACCAGCCGCAGCCCTACGACTACCGGGGCGAACAGCCGGCCGGAAAGCCCGCGTGGTACTCGATGCCGGTGTTCACCCGCCACGGCGACCGGCTGTTCGTGCGCCTGATCCGGCCCTACATCCTGGCCTCGCAGCGCCACGCCGAGGCGCCGCGGCTCACCGACAAGGCCCTTGAGGCGCTGACCTGGATGCAGGAGACGGCGGAGAGCGGCCGCTACGCCGTGACCATGGACTTCCGGCCCGGCGACATGCAGTTCATCAACAATTACCACGTGCTGCACGGCCGCACGCCCTATCGGGACGACCGCGCCGCCGGCCGGGTGCGGCACCTCAAGCGCCTGTGGCTGGAGACCGACCTGCTCGCCGACCGCCCGTCGATCTTCACCAACCGCATGGGCTCGCACTGGGCGAAGAAGCTCAGCGTCAGCCGGCTGGACGCCGCCTCCTAGCCCTCGGCGCTGAGCAGGAAGTGGCCGCGCAGCGCCGCCACCGGATGGTCGCGCGCCTCCTGCCAGGCCTCGACGTGGACGTTGGCGATGCGCCGGCCGACCTTGCGCAGGTCGGCGCGGGCGTAGGTGGTCAGCGCCCGGCCGGGGCGCAGGTATTCGATGGTGACGTCGATGGTCTTGTGGATGCGCGCCGTGGGCTGGGTGACCGACAGCTGCGCCAGCGCGGTCATCTCCAGGAAGGCCCCCAGCACCCCGCCGTGCAGGGCCGGCAGTATCGGATTGCCCACCAGGTGCGGCGCGAACGGCAGGACGGCGGTCATCTCGTCGCCGGCCAACTCGGCGCGCATGCCCAGGAAGCGGATGTAGGGCACCCGCTGCAGGAAGGCTTCGAGCTGGCGGGCGGAGTCTTCGCTCATCCCGCAGCTGGCCGGTTGATCACGAAGGCGGCCTGGGCCGTGGCGATGGGATCGGCCGGGTCGGCGTCCCACGCCTGGGCGCGGACGAAGGCGATGGAGCGGGTGAGCTTGTAGCAGTGCGCCTCGCAGATCACGCCGGCGCGCGGCGCGGCGGCGCGCATGTAGTCGATCCGCAGGTCGAGGGTGGCCGTGGAGGCGAGCGCGGCGCCGGCGGCCGAAGTGATGGCCAGGCCGCAGGTGTGGTCGAGAAGGCTGGTGACCACCCCGCCGGCGATGACGCCGGTGTCGGGATCGCCGACCAGGTCCTCGCGCCAGGGAACCTCGATGGAGCCCCGGGGCCCCTCGGCGGAGCGCAGCCGGAAGCCCAGCGCCGCGGCCTGTGGCCCGCCGGTGGCCATGGTCACGAAGGCTTGCCGCAGCTGGTCGGGGTCGAAGCTCATGCCCCGCGGGGTTACGGCCGCCCCGCCTCGCCGTCAACGATGGCGCGGCAGAGGGCGGCCGGGACGGAACCTAGTGGGCGAGCGTTGCGATGTAGGCGACGACGATGGCCAGCACAGGCGTCGCGGCCATGGCGAAGTTGGCGACGCCAAGCAGGGGAGAGAAGGTATTCGACATGGTATGCCTCATGTTGTTCAGGGTGTGGGCGCGGTGTCGCGTCCGGTGAGGCGGGGTATATGTGACGACGTGCTTGAATACTCGTTAAGTCGGCGTCATGACGTCGAATTCATAAGGTGAATACTTGGTAAGGTTGCGCCGCGGCCACAGCGGCCTAGATGCGAGATCATGATCCGTCCACAGGACCTGCTCTGCCCGAAGCCCGAGGGGCTCTACTGTGCGCCCGGCGACTTCTACATCGACCCGGTGCGGCCGGTGCCGCGCGCGGTGATCACCCATGGCCACGCCGACCATGCGCGGTCGGGACACGGCGCGGTGCTGGCCACCGTCGAGACCCTGGACATCATGGGCGAGCGCTATGGGCTCGCATTCGCCGAGACCATGCAGGCGGCGGCCTATGGCGAGGCGGTGCCCCGCGACGAGGTCGAAGTCACCCTGGTGCCGGCCGGCCACGTGCTCGGCTCCGCCCAGGTGGTGGTGCGCTGGAAGGGCCTGACCATGGTGGTGTCGGGGGACTACAAGCGCCGCCGCGACCCGACCTGCCCGCCGTTCGAGCCGGTCCCCTGCGACGTCTTCATCTCCGAGGCCACCTTCGGCCTGCCGGTGTTCCGCCACCCCGACGACAGGGACGAGATCGCCCGCCTGCTGCGCTCGGTGGCGCAGTTCCCGGAGCGCTCGCACCTGGTGGGCGCCTACGCGCTCGGCAAGGCCCAGCGGATCATCCGCCTGCTGCGCGAGGCCGGCTGGGAGCGGACGATCTATGTCCACGGGGCGCTGGAGCGGCTGAACGCCCTCTACGAGAAGCACGGCGTCGACCTCGGGCCGCTGGCGCCCGCCACCACCACCGAGAAGCGAGCGTTCGCCGGCGAGATCATCGTCGCGCCGCCCTCCACCCTGCAGGACCGCTGGAGCCGGCGGTTCCCCGATCCGGTGGCGGCCTTCGCCTCGGGGTGGATGCAGGTCCGCGCCCGCGCCCGCCAACGCGGCGTCGAGCTGCCGCTGGTGATCTCCGACCACGCCGACTGGGACGAGCTGACCGCCACCGTGGACGAGCTGCGGCCCGGCGAGCTGTGGATCACCCACGGCCGGGA encodes:
- a CDS encoding PaaI family thioesterase — encoded protein: MSFDPDQLRQAFVTMATGGPQAAALGFRLRSAEGPRGSIEVPWREDLVGDPDTGVIAGGVVTSLLDHTCGLAITSAAGAALASTATLDLRIDYMRAAAPRAGVICEAHCYKLTRSIAFVRAQAWDADPADPIATAQAAFVINRPAAG
- a CDS encoding ligase-associated DNA damage response exonuclease is translated as MIRPQDLLCPKPEGLYCAPGDFYIDPVRPVPRAVITHGHADHARSGHGAVLATVETLDIMGERYGLAFAETMQAAAYGEAVPRDEVEVTLVPAGHVLGSAQVVVRWKGLTMVVSGDYKRRRDPTCPPFEPVPCDVFISEATFGLPVFRHPDDRDEIARLLRSVAQFPERSHLVGAYALGKAQRIIRLLREAGWERTIYVHGALERLNALYEKHGVDLGPLAPATTTEKRAFAGEIIVAPPSTLQDRWSRRFPDPVAAFASGWMQVRARARQRGVELPLVISDHADWDELTATVDELRPGELWITHGREEALARWAELHGVPARALALVGYEEEGDD
- a CDS encoding TauD/TfdA family dioxygenase; the protein is MHVDVLETACEWSAEDVRDPARWTEQLSAAEIAELEAAIARARDRSSDLLDLGKADFPLPTLGPRLRAIETELMDGRGFVLIRGLPRERWTNDDMCLAYWGIGAHLGKPWPQNAKGHVLGDVTDQGKQPGDPTARGNELGQIGLDYHCDGSDLVGLLCLQTGVEGGLSAVCNSVALHNRLVRERPELAAELYQPQPYDYRGEQPAGKPAWYSMPVFTRHGDRLFVRLIRPYILASQRHAEAPRLTDKALEALTWMQETAESGRYAVTMDFRPGDMQFINNYHVLHGRTPYRDDRAAGRVRHLKRLWLETDLLADRPSIFTNRMGSHWAKKLSVSRLDAAS
- a CDS encoding PaaI family thioesterase, whose translation is MSEDSARQLEAFLQRVPYIRFLGMRAELAGDEMTAVLPFAPHLVGNPILPALHGGVLGAFLEMTALAQLSVTQPTARIHKTIDVTIEYLRPGRALTTYARADLRKVGRRIANVHVEAWQEARDHPVAALRGHFLLSAEG